The Manis javanica isolate MJ-LG chromosome 2, MJ_LKY, whole genome shotgun sequence genome contains a region encoding:
- the LOC140845265 gene encoding ankyrin repeat domain-containing protein 26-like isoform X1, translated as MMSKKERPDGSDYNHQQDKIAMLKPETQAMKNQKEKKYLEDTEIIKEKDDLQKKTVIKETSTKVMFQYGGRLDFLTSENTMLHSKLQNEKASKERLETEVVSDNSRLSTATRDHEQSQASERELGFAFHSLRARNEWFLSSQEENMSILSQQLSKAERKVSSLEIELSHTRDALREKTLDLESVQTDLSHIPCQKKNSEHKYENKQDKLNKYIRKQEFLENRLSQLQSENELLRQQLNTAQNKAKNELQTEREKCLTLEVKNKELLDDFNRLKERMKQGENEKRELEVSIQENKHFSKFLKENSK; from the coding sequence GATAAAATTGCCATGCTAAAACCAGAAACACAagcaatgaaaaatcagaaagaaaagaaatatcttgaggacactgaaattataaaagaaaaagatgatcttcaaaagaaaacagtgattaaGGAAACATCTACAAAAGTAATGTTCCAGTATGGTGGACGGCTTGACTTCCTGACATCTGAGAATACAATGCTACATTCTAAGttgcagaatgaaaaagcaagcaaagaaaGATTGGAGACAGAAGTTGTATCAGACAATTCTAGACTGTCTACTGCTACCCGTGATCATGAGCAAAGTCAGGCATCAGAAAGAGAACTAGGATTTGCTTTCCATAGTCTTAGAGCAAGAAATGAGTGGTTTCTGTCTAgtcaggaagaaaacatgagcattCTTTCTCAACAGCTTTCTAAAGCTGAACGTAAAGTCAGTAGCCTGGAAATTGAGCTGAGTCACACCAGAGATGCCCTTAGAGAAAAGACTTTGGACTTAGAAAGTGTGCAAACAGACCTAAGCCACATACCCTGTCAAAAGAAGAACAGTGAACACAAGTATGAGAACAAACAAGataaactgaataaatacatcagaaagcAGGAGTTCTTAGAAAACAGATTATCTCAACTACAAAGTGAAAATGAGTTGCTCCGACAGCAACTGAATACTGCTCAGAACAAAGCTAAAAATGAACTCcaaactgaaagggaaaaatgtcTTACCCTAGAAGTAAAGAATAAAGAATTACTCGATGATTTTAATCGtctcaaagaaagaatgaaacaaggtgaaaatgagaaaagagaactaGAAGTAAGTatccaggaaaataaacatttttcaaaattcctgaaagaaaattcaaagtaa